The genome window CGCAAGGCAAATCCGGTGAAGACGGTGTGGTCCCGTCCTGAGAGCAGGCGGATAAAGCGGCGGTACTCGCCCTGGTCGGCAGGCTTGCCCAAGACCTGTTTTCCCAGCGCCACCAGGGTGTCGGCGGCCAACACCCACTCGCCGGGTTGCCAAACGGTCCGGGCCTTGCGCTGGGCTAGCTCACCGGCCTGCTGTAGGGGAGAGAGGTGCTCGAGCCCCGCCTCATCCGCCCCGGAGACCCGTACCACAAAAGGCAGGCCCAGCCGAGAGAGCAGCTCCGCCCGGCGGGGGCTTCCTGAAGCCAGCACGATCAAGGGTCTCGAGTCTGACATGGTTGTATCTTTACCCGATTGGGCCTGCCCTGGGGGCCTCAAACTGCCCCAGATTACCAGATATCCCCTAACCCCTCCTGATATGGATGAGACCGAGAGAAGCCTTTCAGTCCAGCGGTTTGCCCACT of Meiothermus sp. Pnk-1 contains these proteins:
- a CDS encoding nucleoside triphosphate pyrophosphatase, translating into MSDSRPLIVLASGSPRRAELLSRLGLPFVVRVSGADEAGLEHLSPLQQAGELAQRKARTVWQPGEWVLAADTLVALGKQVLGKPADQGEYRRFIRLLSGRDHTVFTGFALRTPEGAEYTGVEATRVFFRELADWEIEWYVASGEGMDKAGGYGVQGKGMVLVERLEGDFYAVMGLPVARVWEGLKQAGYPLASASNQRWGRADD